In the Opitutaceae bacterium genome, one interval contains:
- a CDS encoding (Fe-S)-binding protein → MIENLTSSIPGVLIFMGGLGFVLAAVIAFANRKLYVPEDPRVEEVEGMLPATNCGACGSPGCRAFAEACVSGKANPAQCSVSSRDMVAYIANYLGVEVGNEEKKVARLACAGGNHVARMKAEYAGMKTCRAAVAAGGGGKACVWGCLGLADCEVSCDFDAITMDRHGLPVVDEDKCVACNDCVVACPLGLFSLQPISHKLWVACKSLAEGDEALADCEVACTGCARCAADAPDGLITIRNNLAVIDYSKNRLASPLPIQRCPTGAIVWLEKNTVTKGAAAKRIIRQEPLPIKPDR, encoded by the coding sequence GTGATCGAAAACCTGACATCGTCCATTCCCGGCGTCCTCATCTTCATGGGGGGCCTCGGCTTTGTTCTGGCCGCGGTCATCGCCTTTGCCAACCGCAAGCTCTACGTGCCCGAAGATCCGCGGGTCGAAGAGGTCGAAGGGATGCTCCCGGCGACCAATTGCGGCGCCTGCGGCAGCCCGGGTTGCCGGGCCTTCGCCGAAGCCTGCGTGAGCGGAAAAGCCAATCCCGCCCAATGCTCGGTCAGTTCCCGCGACATGGTGGCCTATATTGCCAACTACCTCGGAGTCGAGGTCGGCAATGAGGAAAAGAAGGTCGCCCGCCTTGCCTGCGCCGGAGGCAATCACGTCGCCCGGATGAAGGCGGAATATGCCGGCATGAAGACCTGCCGGGCGGCCGTGGCCGCCGGCGGCGGCGGCAAGGCCTGTGTCTGGGGCTGCCTCGGGCTGGCCGACTGCGAGGTTTCCTGCGATTTCGACGCCATCACCATGGACCGTCACGGACTGCCGGTCGTCGACGAGGACAAGTGCGTGGCCTGCAACGACTGCGTGGTGGCCTGTCCGCTCGGGCTTTTTTCCCTCCAGCCGATCAGCCACAAGCTGTGGGTTGCCTGCAAAAGCCTGGCCGAAGGCGACGAGGCCCTCGCCGATTGCGAAGTGGCCTGCACCGGTTGTGCCCGCTGCGCCGCCGACGCCCCCGACGGCCTCATCACCATCAGGAACAACCTCGCAGTCATCGACTACTCAAAGAACCGCCTGGCCTCACCCCTGCCCATCCAGCGCTGCCCCACCGGCGCGATCGTCTGGCTGGAGAAAAACACGGTGACCAAGGGAGCCGCCGCCAAGCGGATCATTCGCCAGGAGCCCCTCCCGATCAAACCCGACCGCTGA
- a CDS encoding 2-oxoacid:acceptor oxidoreductase family protein, giving the protein MVSQNKKVKYPGIPVAMDGNTAVIMCERESTDAAGAYPITPSTQMGEYWAEETAKGHINISGRPLIFIEPEGEHAAAGVTAGMAMSGLRASNFSSGQGIAYMHESLYGAVGKRLPYILNIGCRALTKTSLNVHAGHDDYHLMDDTGFFQVLGQSAQEAADLNIISRKIAELSLTPGAVGQDGFLTTHLIETLLLPERELIAEYLGRPDDIIDSPTPAQRMLYGEKRRRIPILWDMDNPAISGPVQNQESYMQSVAAQRPYFFEHIAAIADQCMVEFTDLTGRPYARVSTFKCEDADYLVIAQGSIIGTAEAVADYLRETRKLKIGVVNLTMYRPFPGDLLGHIIKGRKGVVVPERTDQPLAEDLPVIREVRATISKCVENGMTPKGESLPYPKYASYKNPGDAPPLYSGCFGLGSRDLQPEGIVGAIENMLPTGLRKKFFYLSVDFISKKPTSPKNEIHQQALLESYPAIKDLAVKGSENPNLLPKGAITVRMHSVGGWGAITTGKNLAITLNELLGYDIKANPKYGSEKKGQPTTYYLSAAPEKIRINCEYNFVDAVLSPDPNVFSHSNPLFGLKKGGTFIIQSELTNPEEVWRTFPVHSRKYIIDQGIKVCYLDAFQIARDEATDPELQFRMQGIAFQGAFFAGSTLMQSAGLTEESLFKAIRDQVTHKFGSKGARVVEDNMRVVRRGFDELKTITEMTLGTEAEAVAMRKETNLPVMLKRIPASTDPKTDIHRFWEQSGSFYQGGQPNDQLADPFMALSLMPANTGVYRDMTQIRFTHPVWHPEKCTACSECFTICPDSAIPGLACTIADAFETTLKRVRKSGHEAKLLPGAVRTVEKKMRAIAASATGDNASIDVTPILDLAIDETISEANGDGEALKQEFGWFRESMGAFKFALTKPYYDQREKKQKGTGGLYAITINPYTCKGCMLCIDVCEDGALTVETQTPASVKNLRSEWDYWMDLPTTSPDFIRIDDIDEKIGALETMLMDKSVYSSMACGDGACTGCGEKSILHLFTGTITALMQRRVRKHVATIDDLIRRLELHIKGKLADTVDISNLAAIQKAVSSHRERDLKFSELAEVLDEGKGGTPLDQEWLSWVSNLLSKLKDLKWRYESGPTLNGRASLGFINATGCSSVYGSSFPYNPYPFPWSNHLFQDAASVSLGLFEGHMRQMGDGFKAIRMAEAELTGKESFQKIEKDLEYFDWKSFTDEEYLLSPPVVAVGGDGAMFDIGFQNVSRALMTGRPIKIFVLDTQVYSNTGGQACTSGFIGQVSDMAPYGKAWKGKTEIRKEMALIAAAHRTSFILQGNVANTTHLIEGFIDGLNARRPALFSIYAVCQPEHGVPDNSTAQRSKMALESRAYPLIRFDPDAGGSWEECISLDGNPAVDEDWPVYKLDYVDDEGKAQQMELPMTFADFAVQEGRFRKHFRVAPTDTWNDNMVPLAEFIEMAEDDREGLFPYIWTVNKKNQLMRVLVAAEIVRSTEERLGYWKTLKGLAGMLNKVDPEVIARQIRAETAQKLASGLMSMLTGGATALPGLLDLPAPKPAPAAGGNGGAAPAPAPAPSADGFEAAWINQAECTSCDECININGKIFAYDENKKAFVKDARGGPYKDIVRAAEKCTGRCIHPGTPADPSEKGVDKLIKRAEKFQ; this is encoded by the coding sequence ATGGTTTCTCAAAACAAGAAAGTGAAGTATCCCGGGATCCCTGTTGCCATGGACGGCAACACCGCCGTCATCATGTGCGAGCGGGAATCGACCGACGCCGCGGGAGCCTATCCGATCACGCCCTCCACCCAGATGGGTGAATACTGGGCCGAGGAAACCGCCAAGGGTCATATCAATATTTCGGGCCGGCCGCTTATCTTCATCGAGCCCGAAGGAGAACACGCCGCCGCCGGTGTGACCGCCGGCATGGCCATGAGTGGCCTGCGCGCGTCCAACTTCTCTTCCGGCCAGGGTATCGCCTACATGCACGAGTCGCTCTACGGCGCGGTCGGCAAGCGGCTTCCCTATATCCTCAATATCGGTTGCCGGGCCCTGACCAAGACCAGCCTGAACGTCCACGCCGGGCACGATGACTACCACCTGATGGACGATACCGGATTCTTCCAGGTGCTCGGCCAGAGCGCCCAGGAAGCGGCCGACCTCAACATCATCTCCCGAAAGATCGCCGAGCTCTCCCTGACCCCCGGCGCCGTGGGCCAGGATGGATTCCTGACCACCCACCTGATCGAGACCCTCCTGCTCCCCGAGCGCGAACTGATCGCGGAATACCTCGGCCGTCCCGACGACATCATCGATTCGCCGACGCCCGCCCAGCGGATGCTCTACGGCGAAAAGCGCCGCCGCATTCCAATTCTCTGGGACATGGACAATCCGGCCATCTCCGGCCCGGTGCAGAACCAGGAATCCTACATGCAGTCGGTCGCCGCCCAGCGCCCCTATTTCTTCGAACACATCGCGGCCATCGCCGACCAGTGCATGGTCGAATTCACCGACCTGACCGGCCGCCCCTATGCCCGCGTCTCCACCTTCAAGTGCGAGGATGCCGACTACCTCGTCATTGCCCAGGGCAGCATCATCGGGACGGCTGAGGCCGTCGCCGACTACCTCCGCGAAACCCGCAAACTGAAGATCGGCGTGGTCAACCTGACCATGTATCGTCCCTTCCCCGGCGATCTCCTCGGACACATCATCAAGGGCCGCAAGGGCGTCGTCGTCCCCGAGCGCACCGACCAACCCCTGGCCGAGGACCTCCCGGTCATCCGTGAGGTCCGCGCCACCATCAGCAAGTGCGTCGAAAACGGCATGACCCCCAAGGGTGAAAGCCTCCCCTATCCGAAATACGCCTCCTACAAGAATCCGGGCGACGCTCCGCCGCTTTACTCGGGATGCTTCGGCCTCGGAAGTCGCGACCTCCAGCCCGAAGGCATCGTCGGCGCCATCGAGAACATGCTGCCGACCGGGCTGCGGAAGAAATTCTTCTACCTTTCCGTCGATTTCATCAGCAAGAAGCCGACCTCCCCGAAGAATGAAATCCACCAGCAGGCGCTCCTTGAGAGCTATCCCGCGATCAAGGATCTCGCGGTCAAGGGGAGCGAGAACCCGAATCTCCTGCCCAAGGGAGCCATCACCGTCCGGATGCACTCGGTCGGTGGCTGGGGTGCGATCACCACAGGCAAGAACCTCGCGATCACGCTGAACGAACTGCTCGGTTACGACATCAAGGCCAATCCCAAGTACGGCTCCGAAAAGAAGGGGCAGCCCACCACTTACTACCTCTCGGCCGCTCCCGAAAAGATCCGGATCAACTGCGAATACAACTTCGTCGACGCCGTTCTTTCACCCGACCCCAACGTCTTCAGTCACTCGAACCCGCTCTTCGGACTGAAAAAAGGCGGCACCTTCATCATCCAGAGCGAACTCACCAATCCCGAGGAGGTCTGGCGGACCTTTCCCGTCCACTCCCGCAAGTACATCATCGATCAGGGCATCAAGGTCTGCTACCTCGACGCCTTCCAGATCGCCCGGGACGAGGCGACCGACCCCGAACTGCAGTTCCGGATGCAGGGTATCGCCTTCCAGGGCGCCTTCTTTGCCGGTTCCACCCTGATGCAATCCGCCGGCCTGACCGAGGAATCCCTTTTCAAGGCGATCCGCGACCAGGTGACCCACAAGTTCGGGAGCAAGGGCGCCCGGGTGGTCGAGGACAACATGCGTGTCGTGCGCCGCGGATTTGACGAGCTCAAGACCATCACCGAGATGACCCTGGGCACCGAGGCCGAGGCCGTCGCCATGCGCAAGGAAACCAATCTTCCCGTCATGCTGAAGCGGATACCCGCGAGCACCGACCCGAAGACCGACATCCACCGGTTCTGGGAGCAGAGCGGCAGCTTCTACCAGGGCGGCCAGCCCAACGACCAACTGGCCGATCCCTTCATGGCGCTCAGCCTGATGCCGGCCAATACCGGTGTCTACCGGGACATGACCCAGATCCGCTTCACTCATCCGGTCTGGCATCCGGAAAAGTGCACCGCCTGCAGCGAATGCTTCACCATCTGCCCGGACAGCGCCATTCCCGGCCTGGCCTGCACCATCGCGGACGCCTTCGAAACCACGCTCAAACGGGTGCGCAAAAGCGGCCACGAGGCCAAGCTGCTCCCGGGCGCGGTCCGCACCGTCGAGAAGAAGATGCGGGCCATCGCGGCCAGCGCGACCGGTGACAATGCCAGCATCGACGTCACCCCGATCCTCGATCTCGCCATCGACGAGACCATCTCCGAAGCCAACGGCGACGGCGAAGCCCTGAAACAGGAGTTCGGCTGGTTCCGCGAGTCCATGGGCGCCTTCAAGTTCGCCCTGACCAAGCCCTACTACGACCAACGGGAGAAGAAACAGAAGGGAACGGGCGGCCTCTACGCCATCACGATCAATCCGTACACCTGCAAGGGCTGCATGCTCTGCATCGATGTCTGCGAAGACGGAGCGCTGACCGTCGAGACCCAGACCCCCGCCTCGGTCAAGAACCTGCGATCGGAGTGGGACTACTGGATGGATCTCCCGACCACTTCACCCGACTTCATCCGGATCGACGACATCGACGAAAAGATCGGCGCCCTCGAGACCATGCTGATGGACAAGTCGGTCTATTCGTCGATGGCCTGCGGCGACGGCGCCTGCACCGGCTGTGGCGAGAAATCGATCCTCCATCTTTTCACCGGAACGATTACCGCGCTGATGCAGCGGCGCGTCCGCAAACATGTCGCGACGATCGACGACCTCATCCGCCGCCTCGAGCTGCACATCAAGGGCAAGCTGGCCGACACCGTCGACATCTCCAACCTCGCCGCCATCCAGAAGGCCGTCTCCTCGCATCGCGAGCGCGACCTGAAGTTCTCCGAGCTGGCCGAGGTGCTCGACGAGGGCAAGGGTGGCACCCCGCTCGATCAGGAATGGCTGAGCTGGGTGAGCAATCTCCTCTCCAAGTTGAAGGACCTGAAGTGGCGCTATGAGTCCGGACCGACCCTGAACGGCCGGGCCAGCCTCGGCTTCATCAATGCGACCGGGTGCTCCTCGGTCTACGGCAGCAGCTTCCCCTACAATCCCTATCCCTTCCCCTGGTCGAATCACCTCTTCCAGGACGCCGCCTCCGTCTCGCTCGGCCTCTTCGAAGGCCACATGCGGCAGATGGGCGACGGCTTCAAGGCGATCCGGATGGCCGAGGCTGAACTGACCGGCAAGGAGAGCTTCCAGAAGATCGAAAAGGATCTCGAATACTTCGACTGGAAGAGCTTCACCGACGAAGAATATCTCCTCTCGCCGCCGGTTGTGGCGGTCGGCGGAGACGGCGCCATGTTCGACATCGGCTTCCAGAACGTGTCCCGGGCCCTCATGACGGGCCGTCCGATCAAGATCTTCGTCCTGGACACCCAGGTCTACTCCAACACCGGAGGTCAGGCCTGCACCTCGGGCTTCATCGGCCAGGTCTCCGACATGGCCCCCTACGGCAAGGCGTGGAAGGGCAAGACGGAGATCCGCAAGGAGATGGCGCTGATCGCGGCCGCTCACCGGACCTCCTTCATCCTCCAGGGCAATGTCGCCAACACCACGCACCTGATCGAAGGCTTCATCGACGGTCTCAACGCCCGCCGTCCCGCCCTCTTCAGCATCTACGCGGTCTGCCAGCCGGAGCACGGAGTGCCCGACAACAGCACCGCCCAACGCAGCAAGATGGCCCTCGAATCACGGGCTTACCCGCTCATCCGCTTCGACCCCGATGCGGGCGGATCCTGGGAAGAGTGCATCAGCTTGGACGGCAATCCGGCCGTCGACGAGGACTGGCCGGTCTACAAGCTGGACTACGTCGACGATGAAGGTAAAGCGCAGCAGATGGAGCTGCCGATGACCTTCGCCGATTTCGCGGTTCAGGAAGGCCGGTTCCGCAAGCACTTCCGGGTCGCGCCCACCGATACCTGGAACGACAACATGGTTCCCCTGGCCGAGTTCATCGAGATGGCCGAGGACGACCGCGAAGGTCTCTTCCCCTATATCTGGACGGTGAACAAGAAGAACCAGCTGATGCGGGTCCTCGTCGCCGCGGAGATCGTCCGCTCAACCGAGGAACGACTCGGCTACTGGAAGACGCTCAAGGGCCTCGCCGGCATGCTCAACAAGGTCGATCCCGAAGTGATCGCCCGTCAGATCAGGGCCGAGACTGCCCAGAAGCTCGCCTCCGGTCTCATGTCGATGCTGACCGGCGGAGCCACCGCGCTGCCCGGCCTGCTCGACCTGCCCGCACCGAAGCCGGCCCCGGCGGCCGGCGGCAACGGCGGCGCCGCTCCCGCACCCGCACCCGCCCCATCCGCAGACGGCTTCGAGGCCGCCTGGATCAACCAGGCCGAGTGCACCTCCTGCGACGAATGCATCAACATCAACGGCAAGATCTTCGCCTACGACGAGAACAAGAAGGCCTTCGTCAAGGATGCCCGGGGCGGTCCCTACAAGGACATCGTCCGGGCGGCCGAGAAGTGCACCGGGCGCTGTATCCATCCGGGCACGCCGGCCGATCCATCGGAAAAGGGCGTGGATAAGCTGATCAAACGGGCGGAGAAGTTCCAATAA
- the rsxC gene encoding electron transport complex subunit RsxC has protein sequence MSGLRSLLDPAHWFRSTFSHGIHPEENKHFTAGKPIQRLPFPPQLILPLSQHTGAPSVSLVHPGQEVVRGEPIAKAGGFVSVPLHAPATGVIKRIELMPTSKGPKTLSIILEVYPGDSQEVRYYNPRDVNLMTPKEIVQAVQDSGLVGLGGAAFPTHVKLVPPKEHKVHTVLINGCECEPFLTTDHRVMIEQAEYLIAGTRIFMKALGAQKAIIGTEENKLDAVEAIRPHLPADGSITVKVVKTKYPQGAEKMLAKALMNLEIPSGGFPSAVGLAVFNVSSTAELGMLLPQSQGVIERVVTITGPGIDRPGNYLVPLGTPLRFILERLGFRGNAQHLILGGPMMGSTVASLDVPITKGTGGVLVLTEKDTHGQISDRAYPCISCGQCVDACPMHLNPCQLGKLAYKSRYEEMAADFHLNDCFECGCCSFVCPASIPLVQYFRISKARNREKPKAS, from the coding sequence ATGAGCGGACTGCGCAGTCTATTGGATCCGGCCCACTGGTTCCGAAGCACGTTTTCCCACGGGATCCACCCCGAGGAAAACAAGCACTTCACCGCGGGCAAACCGATCCAGCGGCTCCCCTTCCCTCCGCAACTCATCCTGCCCCTCTCGCAGCATACCGGGGCGCCCTCCGTGTCGTTGGTTCATCCCGGGCAGGAGGTGGTCCGGGGCGAGCCGATCGCCAAGGCGGGAGGTTTCGTCTCGGTCCCCCTCCACGCCCCGGCCACCGGGGTGATCAAGCGGATCGAGCTGATGCCGACCTCGAAGGGGCCCAAGACGCTATCGATCATCCTCGAAGTCTATCCGGGCGACAGCCAGGAGGTGCGCTACTACAATCCCCGGGACGTCAACCTGATGACGCCCAAGGAGATCGTCCAGGCGGTCCAGGATTCCGGTCTGGTCGGTCTGGGCGGCGCCGCCTTCCCCACCCACGTCAAACTGGTCCCGCCAAAGGAACACAAGGTCCATACCGTCCTGATCAACGGCTGTGAATGCGAGCCGTTCCTGACGACCGATCACCGGGTCATGATCGAACAGGCCGAATACCTGATCGCCGGAACCCGCATCTTCATGAAGGCGCTGGGGGCGCAGAAGGCCATCATCGGAACCGAGGAGAACAAGCTCGATGCCGTCGAAGCCATCCGGCCCCACCTTCCGGCCGACGGCTCGATCACCGTCAAGGTGGTCAAAACCAAGTATCCCCAGGGCGCCGAGAAGATGCTGGCCAAGGCTCTCATGAATCTTGAGATCCCCTCGGGCGGCTTTCCCTCCGCGGTCGGCCTGGCCGTCTTCAATGTCTCTTCGACCGCCGAGCTCGGCATGCTGCTCCCCCAGAGCCAGGGCGTGATCGAGCGTGTCGTCACCATCACGGGTCCCGGCATCGACCGGCCCGGCAATTACCTGGTTCCCCTGGGCACACCCCTGCGTTTCATCCTTGAGCGACTCGGCTTCCGGGGAAATGCCCAGCACCTCATCCTCGGCGGACCCATGATGGGAAGCACCGTCGCCTCCCTCGATGTACCGATCACCAAGGGCACCGGCGGCGTCCTCGTCCTGACCGAGAAAGACACCCATGGCCAGATCTCCGACCGCGCCTACCCATGCATCAGCTGCGGCCAATGCGTCGACGCCTGCCCCATGCATCTGAATCCCTGCCAGTTGGGCAAACTGGCCTACAAGAGCCGCTACGAGGAAATGGCCGCCGATTTCCATCTGAACGACTGCTTTGAATGCGGCTGCTGCAGCTTCGTCTGCCCCGCCAGCATCCCCCTCGTCCAGTATTTCCGCATTTCCAAAGCCCGCAACCGGGAGAAACCAAAGGCCTCATGA
- a CDS encoding RnfABCDGE type electron transport complex subunit D, whose translation MTGPLQQAHGSPNPQLRTSPHLRVSPPVNVIMRNVVYALLPVCAFSVYQFGISALALIVVTTGVCIGTEHLICRLSGKPSTTRDWSVTITGILLALTLPPGFPLWMAAVAGIVGVGVGKMFFGGLGFNVMNPALVGRAFAQAAFTVPITTWVPYMSEGRFTQFIPSTLTLPFLKPDSLTDWLASVAPDGFSGATPLALMKFEHVPTDSVQLLLGTTAGSAGETSALLILLCGFYLVFRRMMNWRITAGTLLVAAITSGIFHAINPEIYPGPLFTLCTGGLMIGAVFMATDMVASPVTPLGVWIYGGMIGLVTVIIRLFGGLTEGVMYAILLANACSPLISAVTQPRIYGARKPKAAA comes from the coding sequence ATGACCGGACCCCTCCAACAGGCTCACGGCAGTCCCAACCCCCAACTGCGCACCTCCCCTCACCTGCGGGTCAGCCCGCCGGTCAACGTGATCATGCGCAACGTGGTCTACGCCCTGCTTCCGGTTTGCGCGTTTTCCGTCTACCAGTTCGGGATCAGCGCCCTGGCCCTCATCGTGGTGACGACCGGCGTCTGCATCGGCACCGAACACCTCATCTGCCGTCTCTCCGGCAAGCCCTCCACCACGCGCGACTGGAGCGTGACCATCACCGGTATCCTCCTGGCCCTGACCCTGCCACCCGGATTTCCGCTCTGGATGGCGGCCGTCGCCGGGATCGTCGGCGTGGGGGTCGGCAAGATGTTCTTCGGAGGACTCGGCTTCAATGTGATGAACCCGGCCCTCGTCGGCCGGGCCTTCGCCCAGGCCGCCTTCACCGTGCCGATCACCACCTGGGTGCCTTATATGAGCGAGGGTCGCTTCACCCAGTTCATCCCCTCCACCCTGACCCTGCCCTTCCTCAAGCCGGACTCGCTGACCGACTGGCTCGCGTCGGTCGCCCCGGACGGCTTCTCCGGCGCAACCCCGCTCGCCCTGATGAAGTTCGAGCACGTGCCAACGGATTCCGTCCAGCTGCTCCTAGGCACGACCGCAGGATCGGCCGGCGAGACGTCAGCCCTGCTCATCCTGCTTTGCGGCTTCTACCTCGTGTTCCGGCGAATGATGAACTGGCGCATCACCGCCGGCACCCTGCTGGTGGCCGCCATCACTTCGGGGATCTTCCACGCCATCAATCCGGAAATCTACCCAGGCCCCCTCTTCACCCTTTGCACCGGCGGGCTCATGATCGGAGCCGTCTTCATGGCGACCGACATGGTGGCCTCGCCGGTCACTCCATTGGGCGTCTGGATTTACGGGGGGATGATCGGGCTCGTCACCGTCATCATCCGACTCTTCGGTGGACTGACCGAAGGTGTCATGTACGCCATTCTGCTGGCCAACGCCTGCTCGCCCCTGATCAGCGCCGTCACCCAGCCCCGCATCTACGGAGCCCGCAAACCGAAGGCCGCGGCATGA
- a CDS encoding FMN-binding protein translates to MTESTSEPISAPELPSSRSLIVTLGVIAMLSGLFIVLAYQLTKPQIALNRQRAMEKAIFAVIPEATSRTNLKVDASGLKVLPDDAFAEANVFAAYNAKGELAGLAMEASARGYQDVVTVLYGYSLDSQSIIGMTVLDSRETPGLGDRVESDPGFIANFENLDARLTDDGSAIANPIVTVKNGKKTQAWQIDGISGATVTSTAIGNGLRESTGRLLPLVVKFQASIDRVRTDLPANTEGGNP, encoded by the coding sequence ATGACCGAATCCACTTCCGAACCCATATCGGCCCCCGAACTGCCGAGCAGCCGGTCCCTCATCGTCACGCTGGGGGTGATCGCCATGCTTTCCGGGCTCTTCATCGTGCTGGCTTACCAGCTGACCAAGCCCCAGATCGCCCTCAACCGGCAACGGGCGATGGAGAAAGCCATCTTCGCCGTCATTCCGGAGGCCACCTCCCGAACCAACCTCAAAGTCGACGCCAGCGGACTGAAGGTCCTGCCCGACGACGCTTTCGCGGAAGCCAATGTCTTCGCCGCCTACAATGCGAAGGGCGAACTGGCCGGACTCGCCATGGAAGCCTCCGCCCGCGGATACCAGGACGTCGTCACCGTCCTCTACGGCTACTCACTCGACAGCCAGTCCATTATCGGGATGACCGTCCTGGACAGCCGGGAAACCCCCGGGCTCGGTGACCGGGTCGAATCCGATCCCGGATTTATCGCCAATTTCGAGAACCTCGACGCCCGTTTGACCGATGACGGTTCGGCCATCGCCAACCCCATCGTCACGGTCAAGAACGGCAAGAAGACGCAGGCCTGGCAGATCGATGGCATCTCCGGCGCGACCGTCACGTCCACCGCGATCGGCAACGGTCTCCGCGAAAGCACCGGTCGCCTCCTGCCCCTTGTGGTGAAGTTTCAGGCATCCATCGATCGGGTACGAACCGATCTCCCGGCGAACACGGAAGGAGGCAACCCATGA
- a CDS encoding electron transport complex subunit E — MIKDPRAPEPLGWGTLMQGLWKENPVFVMLLGLCPTLAVTNTAMNALAMGLATSFVLVCSGVLISLLRKVIPKQVRIASFIIIIATFVTMADYAIQAISLDLYKALGAFIQLIVVNCIILGRAEAYASKNPVSNAFVNAMGMGAGFTFALLCLGVVREILGSGSIFGVDLFGPSFQPWAVFVLPPGGFFVLAFWLFLFAVFRKRQQRTRLMKEEVRDAA, encoded by the coding sequence ATGATCAAGGATCCCAGGGCCCCGGAACCACTCGGATGGGGCACCCTCATGCAGGGTCTCTGGAAGGAGAATCCGGTTTTCGTCATGCTGCTGGGTCTCTGCCCGACCCTCGCCGTCACCAACACCGCGATGAACGCCCTCGCGATGGGCCTGGCCACCAGCTTCGTGCTCGTCTGCTCGGGCGTGCTCATCTCGCTCCTGCGAAAAGTCATCCCCAAGCAGGTCCGGATCGCTTCCTTCATCATCATCATCGCCACTTTCGTCACCATGGCGGACTACGCCATCCAGGCGATCAGTCTCGATCTCTACAAGGCCCTCGGCGCTTTCATTCAGCTCATCGTGGTCAACTGCATCATCCTCGGCCGGGCCGAGGCCTATGCCTCGAAAAACCCGGTCAGCAATGCCTTTGTCAACGCGATGGGCATGGGCGCCGGTTTCACCTTTGCCCTCCTCTGTCTCGGCGTGGTCCGGGAGATTCTCGGGAGCGGCAGCATCTTCGGTGTCGACCTTTTCGGTCCAAGTTTCCAGCCCTGGGCCGTCTTCGTCCTGCCCCCCGGCGGCTTCTTCGTCCTGGCCTTCTGGCTTTTTCTCTTCGCCGTCTTTCGCAAGCGGCAGCAACGAACCCGACTGATGAAAGAGGAGGTGCGCGATGCGGCCTGA
- a CDS encoding RnfABCDGE type electron transport complex subunit A: MRPDSLTFIFLNAFIINNFVLAMFLGICPFLGVSGKLKSAWNMGLAVTFVMLVSSSCSYLINLILVRYDLEFLRLISYITVIASAVQLVEMAMKKFSPAMFRMMGIFLPLITTNCAILALALFQTNRNYNFPQCLAFALGAGAGFTLALMLMAGLREKLELADVPDVSMGAALSLILAGLLSLAFMGFAGLGG; this comes from the coding sequence ATGCGGCCTGATTCACTCACCTTTATTTTCCTGAACGCTTTTATCATCAATAATTTCGTTCTGGCGATGTTCCTCGGGATCTGCCCCTTCCTCGGGGTCTCGGGCAAGCTCAAATCCGCCTGGAATATGGGACTGGCCGTGACCTTCGTCATGCTGGTCAGCTCGTCGTGTTCCTACCTGATCAACCTGATCCTGGTCCGCTACGACCTCGAGTTTCTCCGGCTCATCTCCTATATCACGGTCATCGCCTCGGCGGTCCAGCTGGTCGAGATGGCCATGAAGAAATTCAGCCCGGCCATGTTCCGGATGATGGGCATCTTCCTCCCGCTCATCACCACCAATTGCGCCATCCTCGCCCTCGCCCTCTTTCAGACCAACCGCAACTACAACTTCCCCCAATGCCTCGCCTTCGCCCTCGGGGCCGGGGCCGGCTTCACCCTCGCTCTCATGCTGATGGCCGGATTGCGGGAAAAACTTGAACTGGCCGATGTGCCCGACGTGAGCATGGGCGCCGCCCTCAGCCTCATCCTGGCCGGGCTCCTCTCGCTCGCCTTCATGGGCTTCGCCGGACTCGGAGGATGA